A genomic window from Carassius carassius chromosome 29, fCarCar2.1, whole genome shotgun sequence includes:
- the LOC132110242 gene encoding uncharacterized protein LOC132110242, whose protein sequence is MENEPLVLTQASHESSSTSTESPSAAPGVLKRRRSCCAGLHSQYQGFLERLQQTQNAWLEQQLEQSHVREERLVAQVLAEHTRSMEALVNQLFAGLRSLLPPSCPHPHPQTSALQNSTPES, encoded by the exons ATGGAGAACGAGCCGCTGGTCCTCACACAAGCATCACACGAGAGCTCCAGCACGTCCACAGAGAGCCCCAGCGCCGCTCCAG GCGTGCTGAAGCGCAGACGCTCGTGTTGTGCCGGGCTGCACAGTCAGTATCAGGGCTTTCTGGAGAGACTGCAGCAGACGCAGAACGCCTGGCTGGAGCAGCAGCTGGAGCAGAGTCACGTCCGAGAGGAGCGTCTGGTGGCCCAGGTGCTGGCAGAACACACACGCTCCATGGAGGCGTTGGTCAACCAGCTGTTCGCAGGCCTGAGGAGCCTCCTGCCCCCGTCCTGTCCCCATCCCCATCCCCAGACATCAGCCCTGCAGAACAGCACTCCTGAATCCTGA